Genomic window (Deinococcus sp. Leaf326):
GCGCAGGAAGGCCGTTCAGCAGGTCGCCAAGCTGCACCGGACGGTCGCAAGGCAGCGACTCGATTTCCACCACAAGACCGCTCTCAAGCTCGTCCGGGAGAACGACTTGATTGCTCACGAAGACCTCAACGTCGGCGGGATGGGGCGGGGCAACTTGGCCCGCAGCATTCACGATGTGGGCTGGAGTCAGTTCTTTTCCCTCCTTTCCCAGAAGGCAGAATGGTCCGCTCGGAAAGTTGTTCGCGTAGACCCCCGGCACACCTCTCAGCGGTGCAACGCCTGCGAGCACACCTGCCGGGAGATCCGGGCGAGTCAGTCGCGGTTTCGATGCGTCGCCTGCGCTCATGTGGACAATGCCAACCTGAACGCAGCGCGGAACATCCTGGGGC
Coding sequences:
- a CDS encoding transposase, with translation MSARGRELQAVAWTVHVLPQEDLAPRFLKAPGPVKRKRTSAFRPAQRAVSRKRNKRSNRRRKAVQQVAKLHRTVARQRLDFHHKTALKLVRENDLIAHEDLNVGGMGRGNLARSIHDVGWSQFFSLLSQKAEWSARKVVRVDPRHTSQRCNACEHTCREIRASQSRFRCVACAHVDNANLNAARNILGRAAPSGSNVAVVNASVA